A single window of Leishmania infantum JPCM5 genome chromosome 35 DNA harbors:
- a CDS encoding putative iron-sulfur cluster assembly protein, whose product MAAMPLLACAAQLAAVRTLYSEKVQDHYKNPRNVGKLDKNDPNVGTGLRGAPECGDMTQMQVKVNPDTLVIEDVKFKAFGCGSAIAASSYASQAIRGKTVADALKLTNKEIAHELSLPPVKLHCSMLAEETIHAAVENYLSKNPTLKSKVSKRKEEEVKQE is encoded by the coding sequence ATGGCTGCGATGCCgttgcttgcgtgcgctgcgcaactGGCCGCTGTGCGCACGTTGTACAGTGAAAAGGTGCAGGACCACTACAAGAACCCGCGCAACGTGGGTAAGCTGGACAAGAACGACCCTAACGTGGGTACCgggctgcgcggcgcaccgGAGTGTGGCGACATGACGCAAATGCAGGTGAAGGTAAACCCGGATACACTTGTGATCGAGGACGTCAAGTTCAAGGCGTTCGGCTGCGGGAGCGCAATAGCTGCGTCGTCGTACGCGTCGCAGGCGATCCGCGGCAAGACTGTCGCGGACGCGCTGAAGCTGACGAACAAGGAGATTGCGCATGAGCTGTCTCTGCCGCCGGTAAAGCTGCACTGCTCCATGTTGGCGGAGGAGACGATCCACGCTGCGGTGGAGAACTACCTGTCGAAGAACCCGACGCTGAAGAGCAAGGTGTCGAAgcggaaggaggaggaggtcaAACAGGAGTGA
- a CDS encoding putative ribulose-phosphate 3-epimerase, with protein sequence MTAKFNHLDKSTYPNGRNKKQPIVSIISPSLMVADQTKLLQESLDVLSDKGGSADWLHVDIVDGHLAPNFSFSPATVSDLRMHLPNTFLDCHLIVRDPIRWVDSFAKAGASTFVFHYEATENPVAVCRKVREAGMVAGIALAPNTPAEVLFPIIDAGEVDMALVMCVQIGLAGQRFQIETVEKVRQLRQRYPHLLIQVDGSITLDTIDLVAAAGANAIVPGRAAFKSNDRKGSMERLRGSIQKHIAQRAASRL encoded by the coding sequence ATGACCGCCAAGTTCAACCACCTGGACAAGTCCACCTACCCAAATGGCCGCAATAAGAAGCAGCCCATTGTCTCCATCATTTCGCCATCGCTGATGGTGGCGGACCAGAcaaagctgctgcaggagtcGCTGGACGTGCTGTCTGATAAGGGTGGCAGCGCCGATTGGCTTCACGTGGACATTGTGGACGGCCACTTGGCGCCGAACTTCAGCTTCTCCCCCGCTACAGTTTCGGACCTGCGCATGCATCTGCCGAACACGTTCCTGGACTGCCATCTGATTGTTCGCGACCCCATCCGCTGGGTCGACTCCTTTGCGAAGGCTGGCGCGTCGACGTTCGTGTTCCATTACGAGGCCACCGAGAACCCTGTCGCCGTCTGCCGCAAGGTACGCGAGGCCGGCATGGTCGCTGGAATCGCTCTTGCCCCCAACACGCCGGCGGAAGTGCTGTTCCCCATCATCGATGCTGGCGAGGTCGACATGGCCCTTGTCATGTGTGTGCAGATCGGGCTTGCCGGGCAGCGGTTCCAGATCGAGAcggtggagaaggtgcgccagctgcgccagcgctaTCCTCACCTCCTGATCCAGGTGGACGGCTCCATCACATTGGACACGATTGAcctcgttgctgctgccggcgcgaaCGCCATTGTGCCTGGCCGCGCTGCCTTCAAGTCGAATGACCGCAAGGGCAGCATGGAGAGGCTCCGAGGCAGCATCCAGAAGCACATCGCACAGCGTGCTGCGAGCCGTCTGTAG
- a CDS encoding glycosomal membrane protein: MSAAVFEYLGNTGDRDKVMAIVQFLPMTLAGPANDAGCTSLSKSLKSLSSMADGYRAITRLALLFNALSKPTLEALSKPKGDVLLDRVDQLSHFFHVCFCFFENTAVLSSHNVYPNRFVRLGGCAVTCWFYTLLLGLMRQAYVMTQKKNTPEEQKRQMVTTVKLGCFLIFSLTCFPKGGPQLLEDVSGPLVPLHKTLQLIAPKHLGLNDTIRGALGFIASMCDFY, encoded by the coding sequence AtgtccgccgccgtctttgAGTACCTTGGCAACACGGGAGACCGTGATAAGGTGATGGCCATTGTGCAGTTCCTCCCCATGACCCTCGCTGGCCCTGCTAACGATGCCGGCTGCACCTCTCTGAGCAAGTCTCTGAAGAGCCTCTCGTCCATGGCGGACGGCTACCGTGCCATCACGCGTCTCGCCCTTCTCTTCAACGCGCTGTCAAAGCCGACGCTGGAGGCACTCTCCAAGCCTAAGGGTGACGTACTACTCGACCGCGTGGACCAGCTGAGCCACTTCTTTCACGTGTGCTTTTGCTTCTTTGAGAACACGGCAGTGCTGTCCAGCCACAACGTATACCCGAACCGCTTTGTCCGCCTCGGTGGCTGCGCTGTGACCTGCTGGTTCTACACACTGCTGCTCGGTCTGATGCGCCAGGCGTACGTCATGACGCAAAAGAAGAACACACCGGAGGAACAGAAGCGGCAGATGGTCACCACCGTGAAGCTAGGCTGCTTCTTGATCTTCTCGCTGACCTGCTTCCCGAAGGGTGGCCcacagctgctggaggacgtGAGCGGCCcactggtgccgctgcacaagacgctgcagctcatcgCGCCGAAGCATCTCGGGCTGAACGATACGATCCGTGGTGCGCTTGGCTTCATCGCGTCCATGTGTGATTTCTACTGA